A single Apostichopus japonicus isolate 1M-3 chromosome 11, ASM3797524v1, whole genome shotgun sequence DNA region contains:
- the LOC139976360 gene encoding uncharacterized protein: protein MDQGRQCVRRRGKLHCLPNEEDLQMDKDGFVERVLPVKGRAVFTTKSFHRGEFLLMYHGNLISAREGNRREEIEETGFRYFFNSKGQKLCVDATEEPPAGHPSLGRLVNHGAKKDQNCKMKVIELMGKPRLCLFAMVDIPENTELLYDYGLTSGFQFPPPYYTSWSTTLGPSSYKNKHNGGECSETRTVESRNISRESQGTFEQEANFSSKSKDDCNSADIITDHEGNVTPNLRENHGSSSERETCGEEEIHLQVEAEPGLNKTKNGKNHHEETVPESSFSAVSTNVSRESHGTFEHEAALSSKSKDDCNSADIITDHEGNVTPNLRENHGSSSERETCGEEEIHLQVEVEPGLNKTKNGKNHHEETVPESSFSAVSTNVSRESHGTFEHEAALSSKSKDDCNSADIITDHEGNVTPNLRENHGSSSERETCGEEEIQLQVEADPGLNKTKNGKNHHEETVPESSFSAVSTNVSRESHGTFEHEAALSSKSKDDCNTADIITDHEGNVTPNLRENHGSSSERETCGEEEIQLQVEAEPGLNKTKNGKNHHEETVPESSFSAVSTNVSRESHGTFEHEAALSSKSKDDCNSADIITDHEGNVTPNLRENHGSSSERETCGEEEIQLQVEAEPGLNKTKNGKNHHEETVPESSFSAVSTNVSRESHGTFEHEAALSSKSKDDCNTADIITDHEGNVTPNLRENHGSSSERETCGEEEIQLQVEAEPGLNKTKNGKNHHEETVPESSFSEMSDVIPHRVDNRVRKKVNSHMKHTNIAQETLMVMNNREFASVDRESSYDENTTPKCSPSRKSNNEIPDEEVELISTSQNSSKGVKISPGSSAKKALRDKKSTFNFEIWKHSPRTLGKHYTKKQQKISKSKKVEKIFEEISRTSSSSESPPEKRSCKKVSKCKQFLKHGRQRKPMRMKESGKCGKYKARDVSSEHREVQSSYAEAKSSRGVHPKSSKSNRIRKELFERKTAVKKKKFEDTLDISSDHEATDKLSESIEDARLHAEVQPSRCKSQGSKKRKRARKEPIRFRQKAAVKAAFCVLFYDFSQPH, encoded by the exons ATGGATCAGGGCAGGCAATGTGTCAGACGTAGAGGCAAACTGCATTGTCTTCCTAATGAGGAAGACCTGCAGATGGACAAGGATGGATTTGTTGAAAGGGTCTTGCCAGTGAAAG GCAGAGCAGTTTTCACAACTAAGTCTTTTCACCGTGGCGAATTTCTTCTCATGTATCATGGCAATTTAATCAGTGCAAGGGAAGGAAACAGAAGGGAAGAAATAGAAGAAACAGGCTTTAGATACTTCTTCAATTCGAAAGGACAGAAACTGTG TGTCGATGCTACAGAAGAACCCCCAGCTGGTCACCCTTCCCTTGGAAGATTAGTTAACCATGGCGCAAAAAAGGACCAAAATTGCAAGATGAAGGTGATTGAGTTGATGGGTAAACCAAGACTGTGTCTGTTTGCAATGGTGGATATTCCTGAAAACACTGAACTGCTTTATGATTATGGATTAACCAGTGGGTTCCAATTTCCACCACCTTACTATACTTCTTGGTCAACAACATTAGGTCCTAGCAGTTATAAAAACAAGCACAATGGAGGAGAATGTTCAGAAACCAGGACAGTAGAGAGTAGAAACATTTCAAGGGAATCACAAGGAACATTTGAACAAGAGGCAAACTTTTCAAGCAAGTCAAAAGATGATTGTAACAGTGCTGATATTATAACCGATCACGAAGGTAATGTTACACCCAACCTCAGAGAGAATCATGGTTCTAGTTCAGAAAGAGAAACTTGTGGAGAGGAAGAAATACATTTGCAAGTAGAAGCAGAACCTGGattgaacaaaacaaagaatgGTAAAAACCATCACGAAGAAACGGTCCCTGAAAGCAGTTTTTCAGCAGTAAGTACCAACGTCTCGAGGGAATCACATGGAACATTTGAACATGAGGCAGCCTTGTCAAGCAAGTCAAAAGATGATTGTAACAGTGCTGATATTATAACCGATCACGAAGGTAATGTTACACCCAACCTCAGAGAGAATCATGGTTCTAGTTCAGAAAGAGAAACTTGTGGAGAGGAAGAAATACATTTGCAAGTAGAAGTAGAACCTGGtttgaacaaaacaaagaatgGTAAAAACCATCACGAAGAAACTGTCCCTGAAAGCAGTTTTTCAGCAGTAAGTACCAACGTCTCGAGGGAATCACATGGAACATTTGAACATGAGGCAGCCTTGTCAAGCAAGTCAAAAGATGATTGTAACAGTGCTGATATTATAACCGATCACGAAGGTAATGTTACACCCAACCTCAGAGAGAATCATGGTTCTAGTTCAGAAAGAGAAACTTGTGGAGAGGAAGAAATACAGTTGCAAGTAGAAGCTGATCCTGGattgaacaaaacaaagaatgGTAAAAACCATCACGAAGAAACTGTCCCTGAAAGCAGTTTTTCAGCAGTAAGTACCAACGTCTCGAGGGAATCGCATGGAACATTTGAACATGAGGCAGCCTTGTCAAGCAAGTCAAAAGATGATTGTAACACTGCTGATATTATAACCGATCACGAAGGTAATGTTACACCCAACCTCAGAGAGAATCATGGTTCTAGTTCAGAAAGAGAAACTTGTGGAGAGGAAGAAATACAGTTGCAAGTAGAAGCAGAACCTGGattgaacaaaacaaagaatgGTAAAAACCATCACGAAGAAACTGTCCCTGAAAGCAGTTTTTCAGCAGTAAGTACCAACGTCTCGAGGGAATCACATGGAACATTTGAACATGAGGCAGCCTTGTCAAGCAAGTCAAAAGATGATTGTAACAGTGCTGATATTATAACCGATCACGAAGGTAATGTTACACCCAACCTCAGAGAGAATCATGGTTCTAGTTCAGAAAGAGAAACTTGTGGAGAGGAAGAAATACAGTTGCAAGTAGAAGCTGAACCTGGattgaacaaaacaaagaatgGTAAAAACCATCACGAAGAAACTGTCCCTGAAAGCAGTTTTTCAGCAGTAAGTACCAACGTCTCGAGGGAATCGCATGGAACATTTGAACATGAGGCAGCCTTGTCAAGCAAGTCAAAAGATGATTGTAACACTGCTGATATTATAACCGATCACGAAGGTAATGTTACACCCAACCTCAGAGAGAATCATGGTTCTAGTTCAGAAAGAGAAACTTGTGGAGAGGAAGAAATACAGTTGCAAGTAGAAGCAGAACCTGGattgaacaaaacaaagaatgGTAAAAACCATCACGAAGAAACTGTCCCTGAAAGCAGTTTTTCAGAAATGTCTGATGTTATCCCTCACAGGGTAGACAACAGAGTTCGCAAGAAAGTAAACAGCCATATGAAACATACAAATATAGCGCAAGAAACATTGATGGTAATGAATAACAGGGAGTTTGCATCTGTGGATAGAGAAAGTAGTTATGATGAAAATACAACACCAAAATGTTCACCTTCGAGGAAGAGTAATAATGAGATACCAGATGAGGAGGTAGAACTGATATCAACAAGTCAGAACAGCAGTAAAGGTGTGAAGATATCACCTGGAAGTAGTGCTAAGAAGGCTCTGCGGGATAAGAAGTCTACATTCAATTTTGAGATTTGGAAGCACAGTCCGAGGACCTTAGGAAAGCATTACACCAAAAAGCAGCAGAAGATATCTAAGAGCAAAAAAGTGGAAAAGATCTTTGAAGAAATAAGCCGTACCAGCAGCAGTAGTGAAAGCCCACCAGAAAAGCGTTCATGCAAGAAAGTCAGCAAATGTAAGCAATTTTTGAAACATGGTAGGCAAAGGAAACCAATGAGGATGAAGGAGTCAGGAAAATGCGGTAAATACAAAGCAAGAGATGTATCCAGTGAACACCGTGAAGTTCAGAGTTCATACGCAGAAGCAAAATCTTCAAGAGGTGTTCACCCCAAAAGCAGTAAAAGTAACAGAATAAGAAAAGAACTATTTGAACGAAAGACTGCagttaagaaaaagaaatttgaagaCACACTGGACATAAGCAGTGACCATGAAGCAACAGATAAATTGAGTGAAAGCATTGAAGATGCACGTTTACATGCAGAAGTGCAACCTTCAAGATGTAAATCTCAAGGAAGCAAAAAGCGTAAAAGGGCAAGGAAGGAACCCATAAGGTTTAGGCAAAAGGCAgcagttaaagcagcattttgcgtccttttctatgatttttctcaacctcactga